A single region of the Metarhizium brunneum chromosome 6, complete sequence genome encodes:
- the apdA gene encoding Hybrid PKS-NRPS synthetase apdA, which translates to MRRFMRDLNSAYNMRPLKRDFGTCIEYARQEHQDKESNMLESNMQYWRKKFSSQAEVLPLLPLSNNTMRPDSRHVSSSHAECMIDEETVKATKQVCQELGITPFQFHLAVVQVLLAQSPGRPDICIGVADASRPDTKYRETIGFFLNLLPVRF; encoded by the coding sequence ATGCGACGCTTCATGCGAGATTTGAACTCGGCCTACAATATGCGACCGCTCAAGCGAGACTTTGGGACTTGTATAGAGTACGCTCGGCAAGAACATCAAGATAAAGAATCCAACATGCTCGAGAGCAATATGCAATACTGGCGAAAGAAATTCTCAAGCCAGGCCGAGGTACTCCCTCTGCTTCCATTGTCCAACAATACGATGCGTCCAGATTCACGGCATGTTTCCAGCTCCCACGCGGAGTGCATgattgacgaggagacggTGAAAGCAACCAAACAGGTATGCCAGGAATTAGGCATCACGCCCTTCCAATTCCATCTCGCGGTCGTTCAGGTGCTTCTCGCTCAATCTCCGGGCCGCCCCGACATTTGCATTGGTGTGGCCGATGCCAGCCGCCCCGACACCAAATACAGGGAAACCATCGGCTTTTTCCTCAACCTGCTTCCCGTGCGCTTTTAG
- the ACTTS3 gene encoding Highly reducing polyketide synthase ACTTS3 → MAQDSNGYARGEGVVVVVLKPLKQALHNGNHIEAVIRGTGVNSDGASPRLTMPTIKAQAALIRDTYKRTPAGDPVEAGAVYEAMIKDAGSSSSPSATTTPLYVGSIKTLVGHLEGGAGLGGILKALLSIKHKTIFPNLLFNELNPKVAPFYGPLQIPTSAQPWPELPPGVPMRVSVNSFGFGGTNAHAILEGFEPSDVQSLESETASVQTSVGRPSPFVLSGHSASSLLGNCKALLKYLIDNVSVSLFDLNWVLHSRRTAHRLRTFFTAQACEELIQDLERFVEQHRKATKRDESAFATDTLIQISHHVSWACSPDKLGLVALFQKSGLRLDVIVGHPSGEIAAAHASSVIGIATAMQIAYYRGKHAHLARGSSGEPGSMMAVGISYDEAKMFCQQPEYQGRIGVAAVNAPKSVTLLGDLDAIEQAKAHFDDVQVFARQLKVDTAYHSHHMEKCAAKYLESLKVYNIQVQSPREDCVWVLSVHGNTEFLKDDLESLKGPYWVANMVQPVLFAPALHFAAKLGDEFELAIEIGPHPALKGPTTQTLQNALGTYPPVHIATLQRGINDTVSVTDANAFSPVSSITPRGVNVKLLKDLPPYAWDHDRIYCRESRISKNFRKSQDSRHPLLGRRVPDDTNRELRWRNVLCLDQISWARGHVISGEVLLPGTSYISMSCEAAKVPARDNPIRPIEVLDIKIRRPVIVPDSREGVESTFTVRAEDSTNSDCISADFCFYYSDLAGAMEQSCDGKIVVYLGEARKQELPLYGGSPPGLYPIDSDAGYKSFEQNGLGYTGPFRRLEDIQRRRDYAIAMAEWSVEELGATEYTVHPALLDVSRQNVVHARADPAVGNLPTTILPVGIKRVAVSPNVALADGDTLRVKADTFVTARNGLGVVGDVHIYNASSGDTAVQMESVSLDPVSPQMPHQDHRLCFEIVFKIDPSLRLLEPPEYDLDSKSSQRTKELSADIGRLCLFYIQRILADLDRKERPTLMWYHQMLVSAWDATIKLVQEGCHPVAETSWLADKSDIVDKIFAKWGNTVDIEIVRVVGERSVEFLKRKESILEVLMKDNMAARAAERFSEFQGKTIFGTLDVESDVELQGFQKHAYDVVVASNVLHATASIKRSLEQARLLLKPGGFLLLVEITGTELMRTTFCVGGLPGWWLRAKEGRNLYPGLKTEEWRATLQQTGSSGVDLVVHDIPGQQCYSFIASQAVNDTVQQLRDPLEYIDEVSEVKSLLIVGGKTLPVFKALTTVQKMLGQPWRNRITVASDIETIDFTRLGSGVDVLGLQELDNALFSESLTDKKLKSLLKMFLVAHNILWLTHNRRTDKPACNMILLDLDSIASPSSTAHVILEAFLRLNTLSAHDFDVEPLLWPLEPELVVEGTDTLIPRVQPDQQRNDRYNAKLRIISKSVDVTDLSIGIVSQRGKLAFVECDSKHDTTARETVRVKVQLSLFIPGNGSNRGVYLLVGKKIGSDDSVVAISQSNTSVMSLSLEYVSPIEDKDCNTTFLEQIANQIIVDGLTRTAESKSSILLHNASADLTACFAAGSKVHDLQAVFSSSFTSEDRHGWITIHPQSSARAIQRLLPKDFAVFLDCSPVSASASASDSVTASILATLPSGCTVHRWGSELTISLIRQKIPRLGGVANAAMILSDKLFIDMDVDSMNATIKPKVDASKHLDSILADYPLDFFIMFSSALSVTGGHGQANYHAANMYMAALTANRKHKGRTASVMHIGHVCDVGYFICADMISKDYVSRRHMGPISEVHVHHAFAEAIIAGKPNSGQSCEVGYGIEPLDTRLDGEQEMAWSSDPRFAHFLPTVQVGKSEESQVGRGDIKERIHGAETEADVIEIVQEALVFKLESLLQLSSGSIDPDALLTKLGSDSLVAVEICAWFLKKIGIDVPVVKILGRNSVNRLCVDATKNETPNQSRDKSEQMTPLISATDKASSISRQDEDSERQHPGAEIGDEKSHPRAGTVEEEAIPAKVHPELNQDIITMERMSAAQSRIFVLGNFMKDPTAYSLMIRYDTVSELDIHRLRDALTTTMRHHDSLRTFFFARSQDNQPMQGLLLFPVRRFKHVPYATDHDIE, encoded by the exons GCGGTATATTGAAGGCGCTTCTCAGCATCAAGCACAAGACAATCTTCCCTAACCTTCTGTTCAATGAGCTGAACCCAAAAGTTGCTCCATTCTATGGACCTCTGCAGATTCCAACCTCAGCGCAGCCCTGGCCTGAACTGCCCCCTGGAGTGCCTATGCGCGTCAGCGTAAACAGCTTCGGCTTCGGTGGCACGAATGCGCATGCCATCCTGGAGGGGTTCGAGCCCAGCGATGTACAAAGTCTGGAGTCTGAAACAGCATCTGTACAAACTTCTGTTGGTCGCCCGAGTCCATTTGTTCTGTCTGGCCATTCTGCCTCGTCCCTTCTTGGAAACTGTAAGGCGCTGCTCAAGTATCTGATAGACAACGTGTCCGTCTCCCTGTTCGATTTGAACTGGGTTTTACACAGCAGACGAACGGCACATCGTCTCAGGACATTCTTCACTGCGCAAGCCTGTGAGGAACTGATTCAAGACTTGGAAAGGTTTGTCGAGCAGCATCGCAAGGCCACAAAGAGGGATGAATCGGCATTCGCAACCGACACATTGATCCAGATAAGCCATCACGTATCTTGGGCGTGTTCACCGGACAAG CTTGGCTTGGTGGCTCTATTCCAGAAGAGTGGTCTTAGACTGGACGTTATAGTCGGCCATCCATCTGGCGAAATTGCTGCAGCCCATGCTAGTAGTgtcatcggcatcgccaCAGCCATGCAGATTGCCTACTACCGAGGCAAGCATGCCCATTTGGCTCGTGGCTCAAGCGGTGAGCCTGGTAGCATGATGGCCGTAGGCATAAGCTATGATGAAGCCAAGATGTTTTGCCAGCAACCAGAGTACCAGGGTCGcattggtgttgctgctgttaATGCACCCAAGAGCGTCACCTTGTTGGGTGATCTTGACGCCATTGAACAGGCAAAGGCACATTTTGACGACGTGCAAGTCTTTGCGCGTCAATTGAAGGTGGACACAGCCTATCATTCTCATCATATGGAGAAATGCGCAGCAAAATATCTGGAGTCTCTGAAGGTTTACAACATCCAGGTTCAGTCTCCTAGAGAGGATTGCGTTTGGGTGTTGAGTGTTCATGGCAACACCGAGTTTCTGAAAGATGACTTGGAGTCACTCAAAGGCCCTTATTGGGTTGCCAATATGGTGCAGCCAGTTCTCTTTGCTCCCGCTCTTCATTTTGCTGCTAAACTTGGTGACGAATTCGAACTGGCTATTGAGATTGGACCGCATCCTGCGCTCAAAGGACCTACAACGCAGACCTTGCAGAATGCTCTTGGCACATATCCTCCCGTGCACATTGCAACCCTGCAGCGGGGTATCAACGATACAGTCTCTGTTACAGATGCT AACGCCTTTTCACCAGTATCTTCAATCACACCCCGGGGTGTAAACGTCAAGCTGCTGAAGGATCTGCCGCCTTACGCATGGGATCATGATCGAATCTACTGCAGAGAGTCTCGCATCTCGAAGAACTTCCGAAAATCTCAGGATAGCCGCCATCCTCTACTTGGGCGTCGTGTTCCGGATGATACCAATCGGGAATTGCGTTGGCGTAACGTCCTCTGCCTGGATCAAATATCTTGGGCTCGTGGCCATGTCATTTCAGGAGAGGTTCTGCTCCCAGGTACATCGTACATTTCCATGTCTTGcgaagccgccaaagtccCCGCGAGAGATAACCCAATCCGGCCGATTGAGGTGCTAGACATAAAGATTCGCCGCCCTGTGATTGTTCCTGATAGTCGCGAGGGTGTGGAAAGCACCTTTACAGTACGGGCGGAGGATTCGACAAACTCGGATTGTATTTCTGCAGATTTCTGTTTCTATTATTCTGATCTTGCTGGAGCCATGGAGCAATCATGCGATGGCAAGATTGTTGTCTATCTCGGCGAGGCCAGAAAACAGGAATTACCTCTTTACGGTGGCTCCCCTCCAGGCCTTTATCCCATTGATAGCGATGCCGGCTACAAGAGCTTTGAACAGAATGGACTTGGCTACACCGGACCTTTCCGCCGGCTGGAAGACATTCAGCGTAGACGTGATTATGCTATTGCGATGGCGGAGTGGTCAGTGGAAGAGTTGGGCGCGACCGAGTACACTGTTCATCCAGCACTGTTAGATGTCAGCCGGCAAAACGTGGTCCATGCTCGTGCTGACCCGGCAGTTGGCAATCTTCCCACGACCATTCTACCAGTTGGCATCAAACGAGTAGCTGTGAGTCCGAATGTGGCATTGGCAGATGGCGATACTCTCCGAGTCAAGGCGGACACATTCGTCACTGCCCGTAACGGGTtgggtgttgttggtgaCGTGCACATATACAACGCATCCTCGGGTGACACTGCCGTCCAAATGGAATCTGTTTCACTTGATCCAGTCTCGCCGCAGATGCCACATCAAGATCATCGTCTGTGCTTTGAGATAGTGTTCAAGATTGATCCTTCCTTGCGCCTTCTGGAGCCGCCAGAGTACGACCTCGACTCCAAGAGCAGCCAGAGAACCAAAGAGCTTTCTGCAGACATTGGAAGGCTGTGTCTCTTTTACATTCAGCGGATCCTAGCAGATCTGGATCGGAAAGAGAGGCCAACTCTGATGTGGTATCACCAGATGCTGGTCTCCGCCTGGGATGCCACCATCAAGCTTGTCCAAGAAGGTTGCCATCCGGTGGCAGAGACCAGCTGGCTTGCTGATAAGTCGGATATAGTCGACAAGATTTTTGCCAAGTGGGGTAATACAGTTGATATTGAGATTGTCCGCGTTGTAGGAGAGAGATCTGTTGAGTTCCTAAAACGCAAAGAGTCCATCTTAGAGGTCCTCATGAAAGACAACATGGCTGCTCGT GCGGCCGAGAGATTCAGTGAATTTCAAGGCAAAACCATCTTCGGGACGCTTGACGTGGAGAGCGACGTGGAACTCCAAGGGTTCCAAAAGCACGCTTACGATGTCGTTGTCGCCTCAAATGTTCTTCATGCCACTGCCAGTATCAAGAGAAGCCTTGAGCAGGCTCGTTTGCTGCTTAAGCCAGGTGgcttcctccttcttgtcGAGATAACGGGCACTGAGCTGATGCGAACTACATTCTGTGTTGGCGGCTTGCCTGGATGGTGGCTCCGCGCCAAAGAAGGACGAAACCTCTATCCCGGTCTGAAAACAGAAGAATGGCGCGCAACTCTTCAGCAGACTGGCTCTTCTGGTGTGGATTTGGTTGTCCATGATATTCCTGGACAGCAGTGCTACTCGTTCATCGCTAGTCAGGCCGTCAATGACACCGTCCAGCAGCTTCGTGATCCTCTAGAGTATATTGACGAGGTGTCTGAGGTCAAGTCTCTTCTCATAGTTGGTGGAAAGACACTCCCAGTGTTCAAGGCATTAACTACAGTCCAGAAGATGCTGGGGCAACCATGGAGGAACCGCATTACAGTCGCCAGCGATATTGAAACAATTGATTTCACCAGGCTTGGCTCTGGAGTCGACGTCTTGGGTCTGCAGGAGCTAGACAATGCCTTATTTTCAGAGTCTTTGACCGACAAGAAACTCAAATCCCTTCTAAAGATGTTTCTTGTAGCTCACAATATCCTGTGGTTGACCCACAACAGAAGAACAGACAAGCCCGCGTGCAACATGATT CTTCTTGATTTGGATTCCATCGCCAGCCCATCATCCACAGCTCATGTCATACTTGAGGCATTCTTACGACTGAATACCCTCTCTGCTCATGACTTTGATGTGGAGCCACTCTTATGGCCACTGGAGCCAGAGCTTGTGGTGGAGGGAACCGATACCCTTATCCCTCGTGTTCAGCCGGATCAGCAGAGAAATGATAGATACAACGCCAAGTTACGTATTATTAGCAAGTCTGTTGATGTCACAGATCTATCTATCGGTATTGTTAGCCAGCGGGGCAAGTTGGCGTTCGTTGAGTGCGACTCGAAGCATGACACAACCGCCCGCGAAACCGTGCGTGTCAAGGTCCAACTCTCCCTCTTTATACCTGGAAATGGCAGCAATAGAGGCGTATACCTTTTAGTTGGTAAAAAAATTGGCTCCGATGACTCTGTTGTGGCTATTTCTCAAAGCAACACGTCCGTCATGAGTTTGTCGCTGGAGTATGTCTCTCCCATTGAAGACAAAGACTGTAACACCACTTTCCTTGAGCAAATAGCAAACCAAATCATAGTAGATGGACTTACCAGAACTGCAGAAAGCAAGTCGTCTATTCTTTTACACAATGCAAGCGCTGACTTGACTGCATGCTTTGCTGCTGGGTCGAAAGTGCACGACTTGCAAGCAGTGTTTTCATCTTCGTTCACTTCTGAAGACCGTCATGGTTGGATCACTATTCATCCTCAAAGCTCTGCTCGCGCTATTCAGAGACTCTTGCCAAAGGACTTTGCTGTATTTCTAGATTGCTCACCAGTTTCTGCTTCCGCTTCCGCTTCAGATTCGGTAACAGCATCCATTCTAGCTACGCTCCCATCTGGTTGCACCGTCCATCGATGGGGCAGCGAGCTTACCATTTCTCTCATTCGACAGAAAATACCCCGTCTTGGTGGTGTAGCCAATGCAGCCATGATCTTGTCCGATAAGCTATTTATCGACATGGATGTAGATTCTATGAACGCGACCATCAAGCCCAAGGTGGACGCTTCGAAACATCTGGATTCTATTTTGGCGGATTACCCCCTGGACTTCTTCATCATGTTCTCCTCTGCACTCTCTGTTACTGGTGGCCACGGACAAGCAAACTATCACGCAGccaacatgtacatggcgGCGCTTACAGCAAATCGCAAACACAAAGGACGTACGGCGTCAGTCATGCACATTGGCCATGTGTGTGATGTTGGATACTTTATTTGTGCCGACATGATCTCCAAGGACTACGTCTCAAGAAGACACATGGGACCAATCTCCGAGGTGCATGTGCACCATGCCTTTGCGGAGGCTATCATAGCCGGTAAGCCGAATAGCGGGCAATCATGCGAAGTCGGATATGGAATTGAGCCGCTTGACACACGCCTGGATGGGGAGCAGGAAATGGCCTGGTCATCCGATCCTCGCTTTGCCCATTTCCTGCCAACAGTCCAAGTCGGAAAGTCCGAGGAATCTCAAGTTGGCCGTGGCGACATCAAAGAGCGAATCCACGGCGCTGAAACGGAGGCCGACGTGATTGAGATTGTCCAAGAAGCCCTTGTTTTCAAGCTCGAGTCATTGCTGCAGTTGTCATCGGGCAGCATTGATCCGGATGCACTGCTCACCAAGCTTGGCAGCGATTCTCTTGTGGCAGTTGAGATTTGCGCCTGGTTCCTCAAGAAGATTGGCATTGATGTCCCTGTTGTCAAGATTCTAGGAAGAAACTCTGTTAACCGGCTCTGCGTTGATGCAACTAAGAA TGAAACACCAAATCAGTCTCGCGATAAGTCTGAACAGATGACTCCCCTTATCTCAGCAACGGACAAggcctcctccatctcccGTCAAGATGAAGATAGTGAGCGGCAACACCCCGGGGCGGAGATTGGCGACGAGAAGTCCCACCCCCGTGCTGGCAcagtggaagaagaagcaatCCCAGCAAAAGTACATCCTGAGTTAAATCAGGACATCATAACAATGGAACGTATGTCAGCAGCTCAGTCCAGAATTTTTGTGCTCGGAAATTTCATGAAGGATCCTACTGCCTATAGTTTAATGATCCGATACGACACTGTCAGCGAGCTCGATATCCATCGCCTGCGAGACGCCTTGACCACCACGATGCGGCATCACGACTCTCTTCGAACTTTCTTCTTCGCCCGCAGTCAAGATAACCAGCCGATGCAAGGACTCTTACTATTCCCCGTCCGTCGATTCAAACATGTCCCGTACGCCACCGACCATGATATCGAATAG